The Citrifermentans bemidjiense Bem genome window below encodes:
- the cpaB gene encoding Flp pilus assembly protein CpaB: MTRPKAVILVSVFALFFAAMAAWLAYSFLQQEVKSAKAAQPQRIVVAAVDIPIGTAITPAQLKVASWPKDSIPPGSARGIEAVANRVAIRPITGGDAVTEAKLKPRSGAPGAGFMTYVVPQGHRAVTVAVNEVAGVAGFLTPSDRVDVIVTTPVPGNEKENISKIVLENVPILATGQVTDQKEGKPVVVPTVTLDLVPDDAEKLVLSASKGSLQLLLRNISDSSHVDSKGATIGKVLYGSALPVKVATLHPPPPAKREPRSAAAMRTPPPRPSYTLDIVRGTEKVSKQYAE, translated from the coding sequence ATGACTCGCCCTAAAGCGGTAATTCTCGTCTCGGTGTTCGCGCTGTTCTTCGCGGCGATGGCCGCTTGGCTTGCCTACAGTTTCCTGCAGCAGGAGGTCAAAAGCGCCAAGGCGGCCCAGCCCCAAAGGATAGTGGTCGCCGCAGTCGACATCCCCATCGGGACCGCGATCACCCCAGCGCAGCTCAAGGTCGCCTCCTGGCCCAAGGACAGCATCCCCCCGGGGAGCGCCCGGGGTATCGAAGCGGTGGCGAACCGCGTTGCCATCCGCCCCATAACCGGCGGCGACGCGGTCACCGAGGCAAAGCTAAAGCCCAGGTCCGGCGCACCGGGAGCCGGCTTCATGACCTACGTCGTGCCGCAGGGGCACCGTGCGGTGACGGTGGCAGTGAACGAGGTGGCGGGAGTGGCAGGTTTTCTAACCCCGAGCGACCGCGTGGATGTGATCGTTACCACGCCGGTTCCAGGCAACGAGAAGGAGAACATCAGCAAGATCGTACTGGAAAACGTCCCCATCCTGGCCACCGGGCAGGTGACGGACCAGAAGGAGGGAAAACCGGTCGTGGTCCCGACGGTCACCCTCGACCTCGTCCCGGACGATGCGGAAAAGCTGGTCCTCTCCGCCAGCAAGGGTTCGCTGCAGCTTTTGCTGCGCAACATTTCCGACAGCTCCCATGTCGACTCCAAGGGAGCCACCATAGGAAAGGTGCTCTACGGCAGCGCGCTTCCCGTGAAGGTCGCCACGCTGCACCCCCCTCCCCCGGCAAAGAGGGAGCCCAGGTCCGCCGCCGCGATGAGGACTCCCCCGCCGCGCCCAAGCTACACCCTGGACATCGTCCGGGGAACCGAGAAGGTTTCCAAGCAGTACGCCGAATAA
- a CDS encoding Flp family type IVb pilin encodes MSRKLQRMCSKAKQVLKNTNGQGLVEYALILVLMSIVVIAALKNLGDETNKVFCNVSDRLESGK; translated from the coding sequence ATGTCGAGAAAACTACAAAGGATGTGCAGCAAGGCGAAACAGGTCCTGAAGAATACCAACGGTCAGGGGTTGGTCGAGTACGCTTTGATACTCGTTCTAATGTCGATAGTGGTCATAGCGGCGCTAAAAAACCTTGGTGACGAAACCAACAAGGTGTTCTGCAATGTCAGCGACCGCCTAGAGTCTGGCAAATAG
- a CDS encoding TadE/TadG family type IV pilus assembly protein: protein MDRKGQSTVEFALTAGILLFLLIVLVDLSVMLYVNLTMQHAVRQATRLAVTHEGYSKEELIRDIQEDSNGLYEKNALADQKPIVTVVTPSATEPPAGVTAADTGEPGELITVSLKYSRPLLTPLFRSFFPGGAYEFTVRCTMKKEP, encoded by the coding sequence ATGGACAGGAAAGGGCAGAGCACGGTTGAGTTCGCATTGACGGCAGGGATTTTGTTGTTCCTGCTCATCGTGCTGGTCGACTTGAGCGTGATGCTCTACGTGAACCTCACCATGCAACACGCGGTCCGGCAGGCGACGCGGCTGGCAGTGACTCACGAAGGTTATAGCAAGGAGGAACTGATCCGCGATATCCAGGAGGACTCGAACGGGCTCTATGAAAAAAACGCCCTCGCGGACCAGAAGCCGATAGTGACGGTGGTAACGCCTTCGGCTACGGAGCCTCCTGCCGGAGTCACAGCCGCGGATACCGGGGAGCCGGGAGAGCTGATTACCGTTTCGCTTAAGTATTCCAGGCCGCTGCTTACCCCTTTGTTCAGATCCTTTTTCCCCGGGGGCGCTTACGAGTTCACCGTACGCTGCACCATGAAGAAGGAACCCTAG
- a CDS encoding TadE family protein: MELRADARRNQAGQSVVELAFVLPLLILFILGVADLSRAIHAYSAIVNLSREGANLAARTTMDAATIMNTLAAGALPLALDKQGMMYLTEVEEVSGSTTIRSQLGWKGGSGLRSRINGHSVADALSGIELEPGQKVLVFEVLYRYDSFFKSGAGGFAPVLHSQTIF; encoded by the coding sequence ATGGAACTGCGTGCCGACGCCAGGCGAAACCAGGCGGGCCAGAGCGTGGTGGAACTGGCTTTCGTGCTGCCGCTTTTGATTCTGTTCATCCTCGGCGTCGCCGACCTATCCCGCGCCATTCACGCCTACAGCGCCATCGTCAACCTGAGCAGGGAGGGGGCCAACCTCGCTGCGCGCACCACCATGGATGCAGCGACCATCATGAACACGCTGGCGGCAGGCGCTCTCCCGCTGGCGCTCGATAAACAGGGGATGATGTACCTGACCGAGGTGGAAGAGGTTTCCGGCTCCACTACCATCAGGTCGCAGCTGGGGTGGAAGGGGGGGAGCGGCTTGCGGAGCCGGATTAATGGCCACTCGGTCGCCGACGCTTTGAGCGGCATCGAACTGGAACCCGGGCAAAAGGTTTTGGTCTTCGAGGTGCTGTACCGGTATGACAGCTTCTTCAAGTCGGGCGCCGGTGGATTTGCGCCGGTGCTTCACTCACAAACCATCTTTTAG
- a CDS encoding vWA domain-containing protein: protein MKILQGQPKGQILLLAALAVDAGRAYGVKAKLHAAVDAASYEAAKALAQGEDEDDMKEKASEAAFDYFRANFPSDYFGAQCSGPELELSERKSEQKMRALSVSATARLPNIFAGILGWKSIDLPARSRAVRKDADVVLVLESSDALRDSFPQVKQRVATFSDRFSQHDDRMSLVTFAAGADPVISICGVYNPAKDRPGAGTFNCGSGYQKSNFAKAFLELSPQMAAAAAAPEDAMKQAQAQLDGLRSDLRAKKRAIVLLASDVAASNIKEETAATARKEKVFIHAVEIAGSLKASTPAGAANGRSGGENMKRLANSRDSGAHEKEEPTGSYCAATDLQQLELCLEKIANGMTVSIEQ from the coding sequence ATGAAGATCCTTCAGGGGCAACCCAAGGGGCAGATACTGCTCCTCGCCGCCTTGGCAGTCGATGCCGGCAGGGCATACGGGGTGAAGGCGAAGCTCCATGCTGCGGTCGACGCCGCAAGCTATGAGGCGGCCAAGGCCCTGGCACAGGGGGAAGATGAGGACGACATGAAGGAAAAGGCGAGCGAGGCTGCGTTCGACTACTTCAGGGCGAACTTCCCATCTGACTATTTCGGAGCGCAGTGCAGCGGACCGGAATTGGAGCTGAGCGAACGGAAGTCTGAACAAAAGATGCGCGCCCTCTCCGTTTCCGCCACAGCGAGGCTCCCAAACATCTTTGCCGGGATCCTCGGCTGGAAAAGCATCGATCTTCCCGCCCGGTCGCGCGCGGTCAGGAAAGATGCCGACGTGGTGCTGGTGCTGGAGTCCTCGGACGCGCTTAGGGACTCGTTCCCCCAGGTGAAGCAGCGGGTTGCCACCTTCAGCGACCGCTTCAGCCAACACGATGACCGGATGTCGCTGGTGACTTTTGCCGCGGGAGCCGACCCGGTAATTTCCATCTGCGGCGTCTATAACCCCGCAAAAGACCGCCCCGGAGCGGGAACTTTCAACTGCGGCAGTGGGTATCAGAAAAGCAATTTCGCCAAAGCCTTTCTGGAGCTGAGTCCGCAGATGGCTGCCGCCGCAGCGGCCCCCGAGGATGCGATGAAGCAGGCGCAGGCCCAACTGGACGGCCTGAGGAGCGACCTGCGGGCGAAGAAGAGGGCGATAGTGCTTTTGGCAAGCGATGTAGCTGCAAGCAACATTAAAGAAGAGACCGCCGCTACGGCTCGCAAGGAGAAGGTATTCATCCATGCGGTGGAAATCGCGGGATCCCTGAAGGCAAGCACACCGGCCGGGGCCGCTAACGGTCGGAGCGGAGGCGAGAACATGAAGCGGCTCGCCAACAGCAGGGACTCCGGAGCCCACGAAAAGGAAGAACCAACCGGCTCGTACTGCGCAGCGACCGACCTGCAGCAGTTGGAGCTGTGCCTGGAAAAGATCGCCAACGGCATGACCGTGAGCATCGAGCAGTAA
- a CDS encoding Crp/Fnr family transcriptional regulator, with the protein MQAEGEKGIEESGRTRLLRAIPLFSCLDPLEFSEVQRRIMEKRFHKNQVVLLEEDTANYMYIVYGGKVRVVHLGSEGSERILAVHKRGDVFGEMALLDAKTAPATVIAMEDAEIGLLSKETFDTFFLGNHRVLLQLVAILCRRLREAQLVLKAITLPDAEQRLRSILNHLSQLHGVRDARGIVIALRLTHKELAGYTSVSRETVTRLLHRMVLEGDLEMLQNRTILLKPGFRQKAQLL; encoded by the coding sequence GTGCAAGCAGAGGGCGAAAAGGGCATAGAGGAATCCGGCCGAACAAGGCTTTTGCGGGCGATCCCGCTCTTTTCTTGCCTGGACCCACTGGAGTTCTCGGAGGTCCAGCGCAGGATAATGGAGAAGCGCTTTCACAAGAACCAGGTTGTGCTTCTCGAGGAGGACACTGCAAACTACATGTACATAGTTTATGGAGGCAAGGTCCGTGTAGTTCACCTGGGAAGCGAGGGGAGCGAGAGGATCCTTGCCGTCCATAAACGCGGGGACGTCTTTGGCGAGATGGCGCTGCTCGATGCCAAGACGGCCCCGGCAACGGTCATCGCCATGGAGGACGCCGAAATCGGGCTCCTTTCCAAGGAAACCTTCGATACCTTCTTCCTCGGCAATCATAGGGTGCTGTTGCAACTGGTCGCGATCCTTTGCCGCAGGCTAAGAGAGGCCCAACTAGTGCTCAAAGCGATCACCCTACCCGATGCGGAACAAAGGCTGCGCTCGATTCTGAACCATTTGAGCCAGTTGCACGGGGTGCGTGATGCCCGAGGGATTGTGATCGCCTTGAGGCTCACTCACAAGGAACTCGCGGGATACACCTCGGTTTCGCGGGAGACAGTGACCAGGCTGTTGCACCGGATGGTCCTGGAAGGCGATCTGGAGATGCTGCAGAACCGAACCATTCTACTCAAACCGGGATTCAGGCAGAAAGCGCAGCTGCTTTAG
- a CDS encoding sugar transferase — MARERWIQQVLWRFLPWRRKARETLPKGLQPETRFRQQLIQERKRAERANKPLLVMLVNPDCVAARGEADSVVGCVGRGLQSCLRETDICGVLNDGALVGVILTEIWVDDLDKVKKAVARKAREKLSQLFEDEVARRVTISFRIYPESGGKSGAFDMIFYPEQVEKSIEGTAGEIAKRGLDLLGSATGLVLLAPAFALIASAIKLTSDGPVFFQQQRIGCNGRKFKLLKFRTMYIGNDDQIHRDYVKLLIQGKVAEEQGGVFKITVDPRVTPIGKVLRKYSLDELPQLFNVLKGEMALVGPRPPISYELEHYSGWQRNRLIGKRPGITGAWQVSGRSSTTFDEMVRLDLRYLKGWSLALDFKILLKTPLAVLKCKGAY, encoded by the coding sequence ATGGCTCGTGAAAGATGGATACAACAGGTGTTGTGGCGTTTCTTGCCATGGCGCAGAAAGGCAAGGGAAACGTTGCCAAAGGGGTTGCAACCGGAAACCCGCTTCCGGCAGCAACTCATCCAGGAGCGGAAGCGGGCCGAGAGGGCGAACAAGCCGCTTTTGGTCATGCTCGTCAACCCTGACTGTGTCGCAGCCCGCGGGGAAGCGGATTCGGTTGTCGGCTGCGTGGGGAGGGGGCTCCAAAGCTGCCTGCGCGAAACGGATATCTGTGGAGTGCTTAACGACGGAGCCCTGGTTGGGGTGATCCTGACGGAGATCTGGGTTGACGACCTCGACAAGGTGAAGAAAGCGGTGGCCAGAAAGGCGCGGGAGAAGCTGAGCCAGCTATTCGAAGACGAGGTAGCGCGGCGCGTAACCATCAGTTTCCGCATCTATCCGGAAAGCGGTGGCAAAAGCGGCGCCTTCGACATGATCTTTTATCCCGAGCAGGTGGAGAAGAGTATCGAAGGGACGGCAGGTGAAATAGCCAAGCGTGGGCTGGACCTCCTTGGGAGCGCAACGGGGCTGGTGCTGCTCGCCCCCGCTTTCGCACTGATCGCATCGGCCATCAAGTTAACCTCAGACGGGCCGGTCTTTTTCCAACAGCAACGGATCGGTTGCAACGGCAGGAAGTTCAAGCTTTTGAAGTTCCGCACCATGTATATCGGCAACGATGACCAGATCCACCGTGACTACGTCAAGCTGCTGATCCAGGGTAAGGTCGCCGAGGAGCAGGGAGGGGTCTTCAAGATCACCGTGGACCCCAGGGTTACCCCGATCGGGAAGGTGTTGAGGAAGTACAGCCTGGATGAGCTGCCGCAGCTTTTCAACGTGCTGAAAGGGGAGATGGCCCTGGTGGGACCGCGACCCCCGATCAGCTATGAACTGGAGCATTACAGCGGGTGGCAGCGCAACCGGCTGATCGGCAAAAGGCCCGGCATAACCGGTGCGTGGCAGGTGAGCGGTCGCAGCAGCACGACCTTTGACGAAATGGTACGGCTCGACCTCAGGTATTTGAAGGGGTGGAGCCTCGCGCTGGACTTCAAGATCCTGCTGAAGACACCGCTGGCCGTTCTCAAGTGCAAGGGCGCCTACTGA
- a CDS encoding Gfo/Idh/MocA family protein, producing the protein MINVGIVGFGYWGPNVARNFHTTPGARVVAVSDADDRSLARAAQSYPGVRMVKDFRELLTAPDVDVVAIVTPVSSHFEIAHMALSNGKHIFIEKPFTASTSQAEQLIELADRKKLKIMVDHTFLFTGAVKKIKELIDDGTLGDLYYFDSIRVNLGLFQKDVNVVWDLAPHDLSIMDHLLRLEPSAVMATGVAHFQNQLEDVAYITIYFPGNVIAHLNVNWLSPVKIRTTLIGGQKKMLVWNDLVSDEKIRVYDKGVEGLDCLGTDSKEKAYGLRLSYRSGDMWAPRVNQVEALQGETAYFIDCINNNITPKNDGSAGLRVVRILEAIKKSLAKGGALVRLN; encoded by the coding sequence ATGATCAACGTCGGTATTGTCGGGTTCGGCTACTGGGGACCCAACGTCGCCAGAAACTTCCACACTACCCCGGGTGCCAGGGTGGTAGCCGTCAGTGACGCGGACGACCGGTCGCTGGCGCGCGCTGCCCAGAGCTATCCCGGGGTGAGGATGGTGAAGGACTTCCGGGAACTGCTGACCGCGCCGGATGTCGACGTGGTCGCCATCGTCACGCCGGTCTCTTCGCATTTCGAGATCGCCCATATGGCGCTCTCCAATGGGAAGCACATCTTCATCGAGAAACCATTCACGGCGTCCACCTCCCAGGCGGAGCAACTGATCGAGCTGGCCGATCGCAAGAAGCTTAAGATCATGGTCGATCACACCTTCCTCTTCACCGGCGCGGTCAAGAAGATAAAGGAACTGATCGACGACGGGACGTTGGGGGATCTTTACTATTTCGACTCGATCAGGGTCAACCTAGGCTTGTTCCAAAAAGACGTGAACGTGGTTTGGGACCTGGCGCCGCACGATCTCTCCATCATGGACCATCTGCTGCGCCTGGAGCCTTCTGCGGTCATGGCAACGGGAGTGGCGCACTTCCAAAACCAGCTCGAGGACGTCGCCTACATCACCATTTATTTCCCAGGCAACGTCATCGCTCACCTGAATGTCAACTGGCTCTCTCCGGTCAAGATAAGGACCACCCTGATCGGAGGACAGAAAAAGATGCTGGTCTGGAACGACCTAGTAAGCGATGAAAAGATACGTGTCTACGACAAGGGGGTCGAGGGACTGGACTGCCTGGGTACCGACTCCAAGGAAAAGGCATACGGACTGAGGTTGAGTTACCGTAGCGGGGACATGTGGGCCCCGAGGGTCAACCAGGTCGAGGCGCTTCAGGGGGAAACGGCCTACTTCATCGATTGCATCAACAACAACATCACCCCGAAAAACGACGGTAGCGCGGGACTAAGGGTGGTCAGGATACTGGAGGCGATCAAGAAGTCTCTGGCCAAGGGAGGAGCACTAGTCCGCCTGAACTGA
- a CDS encoding acyltransferase, protein MNENLVAVADDVKLGANVKLGKFINLYGCSIGDHTKIGPFVEIQKNAEIGKNCKISSHSFICDGVVIEDNVFVGHNVTFINDLYPRATTSSGELQVEADWACIRTTIKRNASIGSSSTILCGVTVGEHAIVGAGSVVTKDVQPYSIVAGNPARLLRTIPKETDDESAISQPQSTI, encoded by the coding sequence ATGAACGAGAATCTTGTTGCTGTTGCCGACGACGTGAAGCTCGGGGCGAACGTAAAACTAGGGAAATTCATCAACCTGTACGGGTGCAGTATTGGTGACCACACCAAGATCGGCCCCTTCGTAGAAATCCAGAAGAATGCGGAGATCGGGAAGAACTGCAAGATCTCCAGTCACAGCTTCATCTGTGATGGTGTGGTGATCGAAGACAATGTCTTCGTCGGTCACAACGTGACCTTCATCAACGACCTGTATCCGAGGGCCACCACCTCCTCCGGCGAACTGCAGGTTGAGGCGGACTGGGCCTGCATCAGGACCACCATAAAGAGAAATGCCTCCATAGGCTCCAGTTCCACCATCCTTTGCGGTGTCACTGTCGGCGAACACGCCATTGTCGGTGCCGGAAGCGTCGTCACCAAGGACGTTCAACCCTACAGCATCGTGGCTGGCAATCCCGCAAGACTGCTGCGTACCATCCCCAAGGAGACTGATGATGAAAGTGCCATTTCTCAACCTCAAAGCACAATATGA
- a CDS encoding DegT/DnrJ/EryC1/StrS family aminotransferase: MKVPFLNLKAQYDSIAHEVEQSIREVLSTCAFSGGPYVQKFEEEFASFCGCKWAVGVGSGTDALWLALLGLGVQPGDEVITVPNSFIATAEAISLCGAQPVFIDVGEDSFTMNPALLEQAISPRTRAIIPVHLYGQAADMDAILAIADRHGIPVVEDACQAHGAEYKGRRAGSMGIAGCFSFYPGKNLGAYGEAGCVVTKDEDLAKKLRMLRDHGQSQKYYHQLVGINGRMDGIQGAVLSAKLKYLDSWNAFRRTHASFYQEALAEVRALRIPKEMPYAKHVYHVFAVRSPDREGLKQALNASGVECGVHYPVPIHLQQAYAGRGEGEGSFPVAERVAKELLSLPMFPELTTEQVSYICDQIKRFH; the protein is encoded by the coding sequence ATGAAAGTGCCATTTCTCAACCTCAAAGCACAATATGACTCCATAGCACATGAGGTGGAACAGTCGATCCGGGAGGTGCTCTCCACCTGTGCCTTTTCCGGCGGACCCTACGTGCAGAAGTTCGAGGAGGAGTTCGCTTCCTTTTGCGGATGTAAGTGGGCGGTCGGGGTAGGCAGCGGGACCGACGCGCTTTGGCTCGCCCTGCTGGGATTGGGGGTGCAACCTGGTGACGAAGTCATAACCGTCCCCAACAGCTTCATAGCGACAGCGGAGGCGATCTCCCTTTGCGGCGCGCAACCGGTCTTCATAGATGTTGGCGAGGATAGCTTCACCATGAATCCGGCCCTTCTGGAGCAGGCGATCTCACCGCGCACCCGGGCCATCATCCCGGTGCACCTCTACGGGCAGGCGGCGGACATGGATGCCATTCTTGCGATCGCCGACAGGCATGGCATCCCTGTTGTGGAGGACGCCTGCCAGGCTCACGGAGCGGAGTACAAGGGGCGCAGGGCTGGCTCGATGGGGATTGCAGGGTGCTTCAGCTTTTACCCCGGCAAAAACCTGGGCGCCTACGGCGAAGCCGGCTGTGTGGTCACTAAGGACGAGGACCTGGCTAAGAAGCTAAGGATGCTGCGCGATCACGGACAGTCCCAAAAGTACTATCACCAACTGGTGGGGATCAATGGTCGTATGGACGGCATCCAAGGCGCGGTCCTCAGCGCGAAGTTGAAATACCTCGATTCCTGGAATGCGTTCCGGCGCACGCATGCCTCTTTCTATCAGGAGGCGCTGGCCGAAGTTCGGGCGCTAAGGATTCCCAAGGAGATGCCTTATGCCAAGCATGTCTACCATGTATTCGCGGTGCGCTCGCCGGACAGGGAGGGGCTGAAACAGGCGCTTAACGCCAGCGGTGTTGAGTGCGGGGTGCATTATCCCGTTCCGATCCACCTTCAGCAGGCTTATGCCGGCCGCGGCGAAGGCGAGGGAAGCTTTCCCGTGGCTGAACGCGTCGCGAAGGAGCTACTGTCTCTCCCAATGTTCCCGGAGTTAACGACGGAGCAGGTCAGCTACATCTGTGACCAAATCAAGCGGTTCCACTAG
- a CDS encoding lipid II:glycine glycyltransferase FemX encodes MANLTVKLIDPLKDAGVSHWLERCRETTIFHSASWARLMVDSYGYHPLYFMLYDSGTCRGCLPVMEVDSVFTGKRGVCLSFADYCGAIVEGVDDFALLLQAVLDYGRSRRWRYAEFRGEARLVNERASEVYAHHLIELSPDEELMLSRLRKSTARSIHKAVKEGVTVAIGTSLQETLEYYRLHCLTRRRQGLPPQPRRFFVNLHHHLIGRGLGFTAIARQGDATVAGVVCLHFGMNAIYKYGASDIEQQQLRANNLLFWELIKKCGRDGFRFLSLGRTDPKNEGLLNFKNGWGGNMSDLNYYRYDFTSGSFVAGEVTNLEPYRQLLRKLPVPLLRALGTLAYRHLG; translated from the coding sequence ATGGCCAATCTCACAGTGAAGCTGATAGACCCCCTGAAGGATGCGGGGGTGAGCCACTGGCTGGAACGCTGCCGGGAGACGACGATCTTTCACAGTGCCAGCTGGGCCAGGCTTATGGTCGACAGCTATGGTTATCATCCCCTCTACTTTATGTTGTACGACTCGGGTACCTGCCGTGGCTGTCTCCCCGTGATGGAGGTCGACAGTGTATTCACCGGCAAGCGCGGCGTCTGCCTTAGTTTTGCCGACTACTGTGGCGCCATTGTGGAGGGCGTGGACGATTTTGCGCTGCTGCTGCAAGCGGTACTGGATTACGGCCGCTCCAGGAGATGGCGCTACGCCGAGTTCAGGGGAGAGGCGCGCCTGGTAAACGAGAGGGCGAGCGAGGTGTATGCGCACCACCTGATTGAACTCTCGCCGGATGAGGAGCTGATGTTGTCGCGGCTGAGAAAAAGCACTGCGAGGAGCATTCACAAGGCGGTCAAAGAGGGGGTCACTGTCGCTATCGGAACCTCGCTCCAGGAAACACTAGAATACTACCGGCTGCATTGCCTGACCCGCAGGCGCCAGGGGCTCCCGCCGCAGCCTAGGCGGTTCTTTGTTAACCTGCACCACCACCTTATCGGGAGAGGGCTCGGATTCACTGCTATTGCCCGGCAAGGTGACGCCACGGTGGCGGGTGTTGTCTGCCTCCACTTCGGTATGAACGCCATTTATAAATACGGCGCCTCCGACATCGAGCAGCAGCAATTGCGCGCCAACAACCTGCTGTTTTGGGAGTTGATCAAGAAGTGCGGTCGCGACGGTTTCCGTTTCCTGAGCCTGGGCAGGACCGATCCCAAAAACGAAGGGCTGTTGAACTTCAAAAACGGCTGGGGCGGGAACATGAGCGATCTCAATTACTACCGGTACGATTTCACTTCCGGCTCATTCGTAGCCGGTGAAGTAACGAACCTGGAGCCGTACCGGCAGTTGCTCAGGAAGTTGCCCGTGCCACTGCTCCGGGCACTCGGGACGCTGGCTTACCGCCATCTTGGCTGA
- a CDS encoding polysaccharide biosynthesis/export family protein codes for MRAVTIAFFAILTITTGCVSRTAVPAVTPQPPAYAMSEYRIQPGDLLDVKFFYNPELNESLTVRPDGRITLQLVNDVVAAGLTPAELTMNLTKAYAPELTSPRIAVIVKTSVLERVFVDGEVFKAGLVNLVGPTTVLQAISQAGGMKDSAKSGEVLLVRKAADNSTQVMRLDVKKLREGVASQDILLRSNDIVYVPKSTIANINTWIDMYIRKNVPLPVGIGYDLSR; via the coding sequence ATGAGAGCGGTAACGATTGCCTTTTTTGCTATCTTGACCATAACCACCGGCTGCGTTTCCCGGACAGCGGTCCCTGCAGTGACCCCGCAGCCGCCTGCATATGCCATGAGCGAATATCGTATTCAGCCAGGGGACCTGCTGGACGTGAAGTTTTTCTACAACCCAGAGCTCAACGAATCCCTCACCGTTCGCCCGGATGGCCGCATTACGCTGCAGTTGGTAAATGATGTCGTGGCTGCGGGGCTAACGCCTGCCGAACTCACGATGAACCTGACCAAAGCTTACGCCCCGGAACTCACCAGCCCCAGGATCGCGGTCATCGTGAAGACCTCTGTGCTGGAGCGGGTTTTTGTTGACGGTGAAGTGTTCAAGGCGGGCCTAGTTAATTTGGTAGGCCCGACGACGGTGCTGCAGGCTATCTCCCAGGCCGGCGGCATGAAGGACTCTGCCAAGTCCGGTGAGGTGCTTCTGGTCCGCAAGGCGGCAGATAACTCGACACAGGTGATGCGGCTTGACGTCAAAAAGCTTAGGGAGGGAGTTGCGTCGCAGGACATTCTGCTGCGCTCTAACGATATTGTGTATGTTCCCAAATCCACCATCGCTAACATCAACACCTGGATCGACATGTACATCAGGAAGAACGTCCCGCTGCCGGTTGGCATAGGGTACGACCTAAGTAGGTAA